In Xiphophorus hellerii strain 12219 chromosome 8, Xiphophorus_hellerii-4.1, whole genome shotgun sequence, the genomic window AAAATGTTAATCTGCCATATAtgtttcttcgtctctccagcAACCCATATCCAAGTTGGAACGGCGTCCCTAAAGGTTTCAGGACCCCTGCCTTTATATCTGCGCTTCCTCCAAGATTAAGTTTAATTATTCAGAAATGGCACAAAATCTTTATCCAAATGTCTGGCTCCAAGTAATTTTGCCCCTTTACTAATTTGTAGCTCCTCCATTTCATACCTAAATATTGCCATTTTGTTTCATCCATCTGTTTTGCACTTGTAAACAACCAATTTTATAACATTGTATTTAAACCGTACTGTAATAGTTTCTATTTATAAACAATAGTTTTATGCTTTAACagcttgtttgtatttttcttttttttgagttatGGGGATAAATGCACATCATACATAACACACATTGATTTGAAATTACCCCTTGCTGGCAGAGTCCCATAACCACATTTCTGTAGAGCAGAATGAGTGCTAAACAATTAgcagaacatttctttaaattattggTTTGTAAAGTGATGATGACATGTCTTGCTCGACAGATGGTAAATTATCTAAATGACTAAGGTTCAAAATGTAGGAAAGCCAAAATTTCCAGGACCTCATAAATTAGCTCATTTTCTCTGACAAACAGcccaaaaatacatattttgtttatattggTATTTAGAAAAGCAGCAGATCCTCTTAAACCATGGCTGGAGCATTTCTGTTACTTTATAATTTTATGCCTGTCTGAATTGTCCTTAGATCTGTATGACTCATGAGCCCATAAACTGAATACAGAAACTAGAGAAGTAGATGATTGCCATCTGTGTTTTAGAAGGAACTtattgattggctgctgcagtgCTTCTGCTGGgcttcatgtctttgtttttgattcaTTGCAGATTTTATTCTAATGTACGTAACATTCAGTAcacaaaccttttactgaaacAGGATGAGTCTGCTTTCGAGAACTTAAAGTTGGTTCCCCCATTTGTTAGTTTCCACTGCATGATGTCACTCCATTTAACAAACTTTAGATTTCTGTGACGGGGAAAGCAGATGAAGGTTTCAGTTCATTGACTTTGAGTTGTTCTTTTTGTGCTCTTGCAGGGGAAACTTCACAGTTCCAAAGCTTTCAGAGTCCAATATGGGATTTGGAGTGCTAGGAGTTTTTCTGGGGCTCCTCCTGGAGGTTTCAACCCACGGACCACACAGTGTTCCTCGAACTTCCTGGAAACGCCAAGGTAAAGCTGCTCGCAGTAAATATTCTGACTTGATTAAAAGCAGTAAATCTACCTGCTGCATTAAGAGAGAAAGCTGCAGATAACCTAAAGGAGTAGAAAAGATAATACTGATACGGAAGGGATGCTGAACTAAAAGTTGTGTacacattttcatcttttacttCTAGATTTAGAAATATGTCAAGCATCTGATTTCTtaatttttggcaaaaaaattaaatctcacTTCTCTATAAAAGCCATCTCAGTGAGAAGTAGTGTTTCTCACTATGAGTCGATATCTTTACTCAATCTCAAAACAAGAAACACGAGTAACGGATATAAAGTTCACTGGCTCTGCTGGCAGAGCAGGAGGAACAGAGCGTTCACACGGTCTTTATATGTCAAACTCTTTCAACTCAGCGTCTCATGTTCACAATAGTACATTTAGTTTCACCTGTTGCCTAATTCTATCAGGAGAAAGTAGCTCCAGTCTCAAATTAGGTGAATGGTTCTATGAAGAAAAAGTTCTCATTGCTGGCTACAGAAATAGTTGAGGTAACTCGGTCTCCGAGTGAGAACAGCAAGAGTGATTCCTCTTTAAACTCTTCTGTCACCCAGCCGCATTTAGTCGCCTGTTGAggctatttattttgtttgtgacctgcatttgaaattaaaacctCCAGTAGTAAGAGACTTCAGGTTGCAGTCTTTGGAATAGAAGAAAAGGTGATTACATTTGCTGTCATGTTGCTTCAAACCAGTTCCACACGCAGCAGGAAGTATAATTTCCattactgttttaaaaagacTTCAGTAGAAGAGATGATGTGTCTTAGGAGTGAGAAGACACTCCTGATTCATTGCATTGCGTTTTAAAAAGACTTCAATAGAAGAGATGAAATGTCTTAGGAGTGAGAAGACATGAGTTCCAGTTACATTgcctttcaaaagaaaaaagtattcatgacccttgaacttttcaaaaGGCTTTCACaatatttcacaatttaaaaaaacccctgaaaagTTCATTGTGCATATTTATTCAGCCCTTTCTAGtcaatacttttaaaaacacattttgctacACTTAAAGCTTCAAGGATTCTTGTTTATGTATCGACCAGTTtagatgattttatttagaggcatCTTATTAAAAGGGGTTGATTTTGTAATGCATGttacagttttcagattttaattagaggttttttttaaaaaaatgttgcattctTTTCCTTCCCATTAACAAAATCTAACAAACAATACTTTGTcttggtccatcacataaaatctcaatacaacgtttgtcacgttacaaccacaaagaGTTTGAATACTTTTAACAGGAACTTTCTATTCATCTAACCTGCATGAGCTGCTTAGATGAGAATTAAGACCAGCATGTTATTTCATTCAATTTAAAATCAGTCCTCAAATCAAACATCATGAATTGAATTTCCTGTATTGTACTGACAGCTTCAAAAATGCTGATCTAAATGTATAATGAGCAGCTTAATTTAAACTCTATACGGTTTAATGTAGATCGATTGGTGGTTTCCTTAGCTGTAAATGTGGTCTCATCACCAAACATTATTCTCCTCAGATTTGGACCTCATGGAGTTTTCAGAGCCTGGCATCTTTAACTATTCGACGCTACTGCTGAGTGAGGAAAGAGGTGCTCTGTATGTGGGAGCAAGGGACGCCATTTTTGAGCTCAACAAGAGGAATGTGACGGTCAGGAACCAAAAGGTGAAAGAGTGGGAATAATGGTGCTATCACAGAAtagagaatatttttaaaaatctaagtTGTCATGTTTGATTTATAGGTTCAGTGGAAAGTTGCAGAACATCCCATGGAGATGTGCACACGTAAAGGAAAATCAAGAGAGGTTTGctagataaatacattttccgCTTGTTTCACACAAGCTTTTTCTGTCTGAATCTATGATGTACAATTCAagattgtaaataaaactgtcCTGTTCCAATTCAGAGGGACTGCCCCAACTACATTCGAGTGCTCCAGATAGTGGATGACAAGCGGCTTTACATCTGTGGCACACATGCTTTCCAGCCTCAGTGTGATTACTTGGTAGGCTAATGGTCCATTACACTTTTAACTGGAAATGACACACTACATGCACCCACTTATCATTAGCATGACTGACTTATATGAGCTTGTTTGTTTCAGAATCTTGCAGACTTTTCTTTAGAGGGTCGACCTGAAGATGGCAGAGGAAAGTGTTCGTTTGACCCTTCGCAGAGCTTTACCACCGTCATGGTCGGTAAGTTGAGGCCAGCTTCGGCTCATTTCACAAAGAGCTCTTTTGGTTGAAGGCCCTGCATTAAAATGGATAATAATCTGTAGTAATCTCTTCTCATGGCGAGGGAAAACTGACTTGGCTTCATTCTCCCATCAGATGGAGACCTCTATTCTGGGACAGCTTATAACTTCTTAGGCAGTGAACCGATTATTTCCAGATATTCCCCATCCCATTCCCTGCTGAGGACAGAGTACTCTACATCATGGCTCAATGGTGAGTTTGGACCATATTTCACAGGTGGTTTATCCAGCTGAAAGATACTTCAACATGCTGCCTGACAGAGACAAATATAAGTTTGGCATTTTTTGCCATCTTGACTGTTACAACATCCCACACATTCAGATTGTGactgattttagtttttctgtgtaCAGAACATGCAACCCGCAACTTCTCGTTTTTACTCAGACACTAGTCTGTTAAAATGTCACTGTGTGACTGGGCCTATCTAGAACTTAAATGTGTTCTGGGAAAGTCATCCTCTTGTAGATTAGAATTTATGATGGGCCACTaatgatgcagaaaaaaaaaattaattcctGAGGATGATGCTGCCTTCACcatgttttgttgtaaatatgtttttctttgatgaCCATTTTTGCACCTTTTGGAATTTTGATCTGAAAGCTCAAGTTTAGTTTCCCCAAATTACACATTTCTGGCAAAGTCTGGTTTCTGTGTTGCAGCTTACTTCTAAGACCAAATGTATGGCGGACATGTACACACCtacatctcagtaaattaaaatatcattaaatttTCAGGAACTCGCTTCAAAAAGTGAACCATGCGTGTACGCACAGTGATAGTTTCATGCCTTTATTCCTGTTAATTTTGGTGTTATGACTTAGAATTGACTTCTGAGAATTTGAATATAACATACAAcgaataaaagtattttaatacagtaactgtatagcataTGTGCTCAATATTTAGGTGGGGGTTAGCAATGGAGAATCTATCTTGGTCTCATTATCTCTGAACTGTAATCTAAAATAAACTGTGCATACTATGAATTAAACAGCTCAATTCTACACATCTATTCAGGATTGATGTGTAGAATTGTTCTGTAGATAAATGGGCTGTAAAAACGATTTTTATATTGGTCTGAACCTCTTGTATCACCAGCGTATTTATCTATCCTCTCCATGTGTGCTCATTTCAGAGCCCAGCTTCGTCTTTGCAGATGTGATCAGGGCCGAGAAGCACAGAGGAGACGGCGAGGACGACAAAGTCTACTACTTCTTCACCGAAGTGTCAGTGGAGTACGAGTTCTTTGGCAAGCTGCTCATTCCCAGGGTGGCTCGCGTCTGTAAGGTCAGCAGACGCTGTGCACCATCTGCTCCTACCTGCAGCATGCTCCTTTTATCCCCGTttccatgttgttgttgtttatggaTCGTTCTCAGACTCCAAtcttctgtatgttttctgatattttattcaaatcttaagtaatttcttttgtattGACTTTTAGTGAATAAGAGTGATTATTATAGTTGTGCAACATTTGTTAGACAACAAACTACCAGCAGACATTAGCTTATTATGACTTATGTGTAAGAATTCGAATATAACTTTTTTAAAGACTCGAACACAATCCACCAAAATCTGTCAATTCGAGTAAAATTCTTACTCTTCCCACAAAGCTCTAAAATGATGAAGATGTATTGTTTGAAGATTATAACTAGCAGTTTGTTTCTCGCAGAATATGAGAGAGGTTTTGGTTTACCgcctttgtcattttttaaggTGACAAAGATGGATTCCATGGCAAAGATGGAAATGAGTTCTTCAGTGGagttttatagaaaaatatctAGTATTTTTGTGGAACATAACTGAAgaactttttaaagataaagTAGTCAGTCTTAGATTTTTTCTTAGTTTCTGCCAAATGTGTGGTTTCTAATTCAAACATGTTAACAGTATTTATAAGCTACACTATGGTGGTGCTATATAGTCTTTTGATAATTAGTTTATTAGAAAGGTCAGAAGACTAATCCATATCATAAgctaataaaaggaaaatgagtGGATTTTGATGTCACTTTTGCACATGAACCTACCTTAAGATTTTCAATATGACTTCTCcctctttgtttttacatatggCCTCTTTAATATCCGTTTCCAGGGTGACCTTGGAGGAGAGCGTACTCTGCAGAAGAAATGGACCTCCTTTCTGAAAGCCAAGCTGGTGTGCTCCATGCCAGAGCTCAACTTTGTTTTCAATGTGGTCCATGATGTTTTCATCCTGAAGGGGAGAGACTGGAGAGACACAGTCTTCTATGGTGTCTTCACTTCTCAGTGGTCAGTGATTTCTCTAACCTTCAGCTATGTTAACAATCCATAaatatgtctgttttatttaaattttatccttctgtttctttcttctccttGTTGTCTAACCGATTTATCACACCTGTGTGTTTTACTGCCGTAGGGGAAATGTGGGTTTGTCAGCGGTGTGTGCCTACAACATGGCAGCTGTGGAGGAAGTCTTCTCTAAGGGGAAGTATATGCAGAAGGCCACAGTGGAGCAGTCCCACACAAAGTGGGTGCGGTATAACGGCATCCCTCCTTCTCCCCGTCCTGGTGCAGTGAGTGCCTGTCAACTATCAACTCACATGTTTTGCGCAACTCATAGctcattacaaccacaaagctcagtgtgttttatgtgaCATGCCAACACAACGCATCACAGAATTGTGAAGGGGACAGAAAATGATAAACGTCAAGTATTTACAAAAGAAATCGGAAAAGTGTAGCGGGCTTTTAATTCCCCTAAATAAAACTCCAGAGCAGAATAATTAAGCTCTAGTTTATGTTGGTCTAGAGTGTAAAAATcccattaaagtttgtggtctGAAATGTGAGAGAGCGCAATGAATAAGTGCTATGAATACTTCAAGATTCTGTATCAAATATTTGATACAGATTCTGTATCTGTCTGACTTTAATTTCTCCTTTCCTCCCCACAACACCACCAGTGTATTAGCAACCAACTGCGTcaaaaaaacatcagcagctCACTCCACCTTCCGGACAAAACCCTTCAGTTTGTCCGGGACCACCCGCTGCTGGAGGACCCTGTCCTGCCCATCGGCAACGGACCTCGACTCATCACCAAGGACGTCAACTACACTCAGATTGTAGTAGAGAGGGTCCATGCTCTTGATGGGAACATTTATGATGTAATCTTCACCGGAACAGGTGAGAACTTATCTGCTGTAATACTGCATGCAAATGGCTTGATCTTTGCATGCAGTTTGCAATAACATGTTTGAATTCTGTTATGCTAAAATGTTAAACTAATGAAGAATACTTTCTCCATGTGTGCCTTGTTggataattaaatgttttttttcttctgctgtgaTTGTTAGATAAAGGTGTCCTACACAAGTCTGTGGTGTTCGAGGAAGATGTCCATATTGTGGAGGAGATCCAGCTCCTGAAGAACTCTGAACCCATAAAAAACTTGCTGCTGTCTTCAGAGGtcagtttcttcttcagttcTCCAAAAATATAAGTTAAACATTTCAGGTGATTTTCAGATAAGATCCTATGTCTTGTCTGagggaaaaaatgtttgctgGAAACATTTGGTGACTGTGAAAGTCATAAAACCATTATTTGTACAGACACATAAAAAAGTTTACAAGTTCTTTGAAAGTTTACAAGTTCTGTAGTTTTAAATCCCACAGAAAAATGGGAATTATAAGACCTTGTTTATGAATACATTTCTTTGCATATCATACGAACAAACATATTCGCTTCCAGACACAGTCAGTGTATGCTGGGTCGGACTCTGGCGTCATTCAGTCCCCCACAGCTTTCTGTGGAAAGTATTCTACGTGTGACGACTGTGTCCTGGCTCGAGACCCCTACTGCGCCTGGGACCCCAACACAGCCGCCTGTGTCTGCATCCTTGATGCTCCAAAGGAGCAGCTCAGGTAACTTGATGGGCTACATTCACTCTTTATCACTGCTATCTTTCTGCATAGCTGTACTGCACTCATCAGTGAAAAGGAAACTTCCAGATCTGTCAGGTTTGTCTTCCAAGAGACAGACCTGTTTTACCTGCTTCTCAGTGTTTGGTGATGGTTTGAACTCGTAGGTTGTTTGTGTTGCAGGAGACTTGTCCAGAGTCTGAGCGGTGATGCAAACAAGTGTCCTCCAGGTAAGATGTGCACACATTCCACCCAAAGAGTCAGACTGCACACAGAGGGTTACTACACAGTATATTGTTTAGAGGCCATAAATATGAGAAAACTATTTTCCACTTGAAGGATCACTAGAACAGAAGATTCAAAtgtgacttctttttttttctgcttttcagtgTCTTCGGTGTCTTTCAAGGACTATCAGAAAGTATTAGTGAAACCGGGCAGCTCTGCTGAGCTTCCCTGTGTGGTGAAGTCCAACCTGGCTCATGTGATGTGGAAATCAAACGACACTCTTCTCGACGAGGCCTCTCGTTTCCACTTCATCGGTGAAAACGGGCTCCTCATTTACAGCGTGGCCCCCGAGGATCAGGGTGAATACCAGTGCTGGTCTGTGGAATGGGCTCCTGCTGCTGGGAAGAACTTTAGCCGCCTTCTTGCTGGATACACATTGAAGCTGGATCTTCCTCCCGGACCCGCTGCCCGGACAAACCGTGTGGCCACCACAGTCCACAACCAGGAGACGAGTAGCGTGCTTCCAGCTGAAGGTAATGGTAAAACAGAGAGACAGCCACTAACTTCGGCCAGCTTCACATCCACAGTCCTCCTCACCACCCCGCCCCAAACTGACCCATCACTAACCCCGCCATCCAGTGGCACAGTCAGGTTACAGCCAAGCAGGAACCATCCCCCAAACGCCGTCATTCCTCGTCCAGACAGCCAGGACCCTGCTGCGGAGTATTTGCAACACAACAACAGCGTGGccctcctctttctttttctcctgttCTTCCTCCTGTTTTTAGCCGCGATGGTGTACAATTGCTACATGCAGTATCTCCCCGCCCCATGCCTCAGGCTGCGAGCCACTCTGCTAGGGAGCAACAAGTGTACCCATCAGCCAGAGTACAGGGCCTGTGAAGCTGGTTTAATGGAAGCGTCTGCTGCCGACAAAATTAACATGACGGAACAACCCGCGCAGAACGGCAGCCAAACCACCAAAAACCTTCAGGCACTGCGCGACACTGGCTACGAGACGGAACCCGAGTGTGGCAACGGACGCCTCCCTTCTCACAACTTTGGAGGCGACAGCTCCTCCCAGGAAAAACCTTTCGATGTGGACTGCGACTCCCAGTCCATCCAGTTTGCGGATGCAGATGACGCTTACTGATGAATATCAGTGGTGTGTTTAGAGTAGAAAGTGCGCCAGGGCTATGTTCCTTATTTCTGCAGTAGGCTTGGGCCAGTATGATGACCTTgagtaaaataaacagattGACGTATTTAACATAACCCCTCCTCCCCCCAAATGTCTGACATGATccagttaattttatttaaaacaacatctaTCATGAGACTTaagcaaaaatatagaataaatgctaaatttatTGTGGAGAATATTGAACCTTTTGGTCGTTATGCTCCTGGAGAGTAGCACAGTTTTAACAGTATGATATGAAGGCACTAACCCAAAGTTGCTTTAAACTAGTGTCTTTAACCCCGTTATGGAGGAATGGGTGGTGTTTTTCACAActagaaatgtttccaaacagctgaatttGTATTCTAAGAGAGGGAAATGCTCCTCCTCCTTTCCTTGGAGGAGGAGGATTGTTGCCATTACTTAATGCTCTATGcatctggaaaaaaatctgGTCATGTTGacaatttgattcattttaaaaggcTAACTTTGTGAACTCTTTCCATGCCTTCATAATGGCTGCCGGTCACTGGCCCATGCTAAGCAGCTAAATGTCATGAAAGTGAGCGTAAGTCCAGCATGTAGCAAATATCTGAAGCCTTAAACCAGATATTCTGCCCTTTTGTGGTCATATTTAGAGCTTCTATCCTTTCAGCTGAGTCCAGCAAGAAAAGCTATTTCTTATATTCCAAATTGGAaacattatttaccaaattGGTAAGTTATTGTGATGTTTTCCAAGTTGGAATCCTATTTCTATTCAGCCTGAGTGGATAAAAATATCCCTTGGAGCATTTGCATCCATTTGTATAACTGATGCTTCATCGTCATAGTAATTTCTCAGGGAGGTTCTGTGTGATTTGCCTTTGTGTGTTGCTCTGTGTTGTCAGCCATGCCCACCTGGTTTGTGACGTATCACAGAGTCGATTCGTCAGAAGATAGAAAAACAGTCGGACATCTTGGTTGGTGGAGAAATGCTGGAATGTATCGAACCATGGACTATTGATGAGTGGCACtgctgagataaaaaaaaaaaaaaacattttctttttctctttaccTGTGAAGTCGACATTCCTGATTGTCCTGTGTATTAACCCTCATCAGTCCGTCTCCCTTATGTGGTgtgttactgaaaaaaaatgtacagtgTGAGCAGAGGACATTAGAGCCCTGGAAACAATCTgaagtttaatatttattatgattttattaaacattctattttagattatttaaaatgacacatCTGTGGTAATAACACAGCAATTCAatccttcatttttattttatttattgcaaaacTTCTAGTTTTATACCTCCCACTCTCCCTTTTTTATTCTCTGCATGCCATCCCGTGTTCAGACTTTCCTCAAAGCTCTCTTCTTTTCCGCCACTCCCTCTCACAGCCTCCTCTATCGACTCCTCATCTTCTCTGTCATCCTCTGGAAGTAGCTCTTGCTCTTCCctcccttcctcctcttctcccgCCAAGCCCCACTGCGTGGAGGCTCGGGAGGCAGAGGTAAAACTGTTGCCTCCTCTGCTGAAGGACCAGGCCTGGGGAGTTCACGCCCAGGAGGCCTTCCTGCTCTTCTGCCTCGCTCTGGGTGAGTGCTGCCTGTGACTCCGACCTATCTCATACCCCTCCAAAACCCTTCTCCTCCCTCAGGGACACATGCTTGGTTTTGAAACCCATGCTTTGTGTATTTAACCATttgttttacattctttttCTCCCCGTTCTACTGTGTGTTGGCAATACTCGAACCTGAACTAACAGAGCTGTGTGCTTGGGTTTCTGGATTTATTTGCTGGATTACCACAAAGATGGATCAatttctgaaaatacaaaataggGATTCATTGCAAAAATGTCAGCTTCTTTACAACCGACTtgcacaaatatatatattttaataagttGCTGTGTAATGGCAGTcttaatttgtaaaatttaaagATGAGCACTGTTAACGATGTCTCCATGGAACATGCAGAAGTTTGCAAAAGAATTGTTGGTaaaactgttgatttttttttgtgcctgtAAACATTTGTcaatatttgtatatattgGAAATGGTTGTTGATTATGTACATAAATCCATGGGATGTTGGGCTCCCTGTAGAGGGGTGAAATAAACCTTGTCAgatgatttcaaaacttttttttaaaactgaatcagaataaagaaattacacaaaatatcATGGTACATTATTGTTGAAAGGTAATCCAGTCCCActacactttttcacattttgtcatgtttgagccacaaacttcaatgtattttgagatttttatggttgaccaaaaacaaaagacggCATTAATGTCAAGTGGAAGgcaaatatttatgaataatGATCTGAAGGCTGTGGCATGCGATTATATTTGATCCcgagttgattttttttttaacgttttattttcaataactGTTTTATATCGACACATACACATGTCCACCCCTGTCACAACTCACAATTCACATCTTATTTACGCAGACCATTCCAGACATTTAACCTACACCAAGCAAACTGGTCGTACAATTCCAGCTCTGCCAAAAGTCTTCCAGGGAATGTTGATGGAGGAAACAGTCCAACAGAGATACATTTCCTTTAGATAGACATTGGACCCTTTAAGAGACACTTATATTCATCAACATCCATAGATATATACATTACAATAATTACAGTGATAGGGACAACAGTAGGCATAATGAGGATACAAACTAAAGCGATCCCGAGTTGATTTATTGTGGAATCACCTCCTGCTGCACT contains:
- the sema4d gene encoding semaphorin-4D isoform X2 encodes the protein MGFGVLGVFLGLLLEVSTHGPHSVPRTSWKRQDLDLMEFSEPGIFNYSTLLLSEERGALYVGARDAIFELNKRNVTVRNQKVQWKVAEHPMEMCTRKGKSRERDCPNYIRVLQIVDDKRLYICGTHAFQPQCDYLNLADFSLEGRPEDGRGKCSFDPSQSFTTVMVDGDLYSGTAYNFLGSEPIISRYSPSHSLLRTEYSTSWLNEPSFVFADVIRAEKHRGDGEDDKVYYFFTEVSVEYEFFGKLLIPRVARVCKGDLGGERTLQKKWTSFLKAKLVCSMPELNFVFNVVHDVFILKGRDWRDTVFYGVFTSQWGNVGLSAVCAYNMAAVEEVFSKGKYMQKATVEQSHTKWVRYNGIPPSPRPGACISNQLRQKNISSSLHLPDKTLQFVRDHPLLEDPVLPIGNGPRLITKDVNYTQIVVERVHALDGNIYDVIFTGTDKGVLHKSVVFEEDVHIVEEIQLLKNSEPIKNLLLSSETQSVYAGSDSGVIQSPTAFCGKYSTCDDCVLARDPYCAWDPNTAACVCILDAPKEQLRRLVQSLSGDANKCPPVSSVSFKDYQKVLVKPGSSAELPCVVKSNLAHVMWKSNDTLLDEASRFHFIGENGLLIYSVAPEDQGEYQCWSVEWAPAAGKNFSRLLAGYTLKLDLPPGPAARTNRVATTVHNQETSSVLPAEGNGKTERQPLTSASFTSTVLLTTPPQTDPSLTPPSSGTVRLQPSRNHPPNAVIPRPDSQDPAAEYLQHNNSVALLFLFLLFFLLFLAAMVYNCYMQYLPAPCLRLRATLLGSNKCTHQPEYRACEAGLMEASAADKINMTEQPAQNGSQTTKNLQALRDTGYETEPECGNGRLPSHNFGGDSSSQEKPFDVDCDSQSIQFADADDAY
- the sema4d gene encoding semaphorin-4D isoform X3 codes for the protein MNQYSLADAMTDKGNFTVPKLSESNMGFGVLGVFLGLLLEVSTHGPHSVPRTSWKRQDLDLMEFSEPGIFNYSTLLLSEERGALYVGARDAIFELNKRNVTVRNQKVQWKVAEHPMEMCTRKGKSRERDCPNYIRVLQIVDDKRLYICGTHAFQPQCDYLNLADFSLEGRPEDGRGKCSFDPSQSFTTVMVDGDLYSGTAYNFLGSEPIISRYSPSHSLLRTEYSTSWLNEPSFVFADVIRAEKHRGDGEDDKVYYFFTEVSVEYEFFGKLLIPRVARVCKGDLGGERTLQKKWTSFLKAKLVCSMPELNFVFNVVHDVFILKGRDWRDTVFYGVFTSQWGNVGLSAVCAYNMAAVEEVFSKGKYMQKATVEQSHTKWVRYNGIPPSPRPGACISNQLRQKNISSSLHLPDKTLQFVRDHPLLEDPVLPIGNGPRLITKDVNYTQIVVERVHALDGNIYDVIFTGTDKGVLHKSVVFEEDVHIVEEIQLLKNSEPIKNLLLSSETQSVYAGSDSGVIQSPTAFCGKYSTCDDCVLARDPYCAWDPNTAACVCILDAPKEQLRRLVQSLSGDANKCPPVSSVSFKDYQKVLVKPGSSAELPCVVKSNLAHVMWKSNDTLLDEASRFHFIGENGLLIYSVAPEDQGEYQCWSVEWAPAAGKNFSRLLAGYTLKLDLPPGPAARTNRVATTVHNQETSSVLPAEASSIDSSSSLSSSGSSSCSSLPSSSSPAKPHCVEAREAEVKLLPPLLKDQAWGVHAQEAFLLFCLALGPSDIHIHWLINGYSVDTPVMEYRRPLGQREVLVSSWLRGGPLIKEARYRCVAEASTGSDTSDIDLHLTTGDENIPSRDLNQWRGALTEHEQLLKRWEKAWESCDGHTTG
- the sema4d gene encoding semaphorin-4D isoform X1, which codes for MNQYSLADAMTDKGNFTVPKLSESNMGFGVLGVFLGLLLEVSTHGPHSVPRTSWKRQDLDLMEFSEPGIFNYSTLLLSEERGALYVGARDAIFELNKRNVTVRNQKVQWKVAEHPMEMCTRKGKSRERDCPNYIRVLQIVDDKRLYICGTHAFQPQCDYLNLADFSLEGRPEDGRGKCSFDPSQSFTTVMVDGDLYSGTAYNFLGSEPIISRYSPSHSLLRTEYSTSWLNEPSFVFADVIRAEKHRGDGEDDKVYYFFTEVSVEYEFFGKLLIPRVARVCKGDLGGERTLQKKWTSFLKAKLVCSMPELNFVFNVVHDVFILKGRDWRDTVFYGVFTSQWGNVGLSAVCAYNMAAVEEVFSKGKYMQKATVEQSHTKWVRYNGIPPSPRPGACISNQLRQKNISSSLHLPDKTLQFVRDHPLLEDPVLPIGNGPRLITKDVNYTQIVVERVHALDGNIYDVIFTGTDKGVLHKSVVFEEDVHIVEEIQLLKNSEPIKNLLLSSETQSVYAGSDSGVIQSPTAFCGKYSTCDDCVLARDPYCAWDPNTAACVCILDAPKEQLRRLVQSLSGDANKCPPVSSVSFKDYQKVLVKPGSSAELPCVVKSNLAHVMWKSNDTLLDEASRFHFIGENGLLIYSVAPEDQGEYQCWSVEWAPAAGKNFSRLLAGYTLKLDLPPGPAARTNRVATTVHNQETSSVLPAEGNGKTERQPLTSASFTSTVLLTTPPQTDPSLTPPSSGTVRLQPSRNHPPNAVIPRPDSQDPAAEYLQHNNSVALLFLFLLFFLLFLAAMVYNCYMQYLPAPCLRLRATLLGSNKCTHQPEYRACEAGLMEASAADKINMTEQPAQNGSQTTKNLQALRDTGYETEPECGNGRLPSHNFGGDSSSQEKPFDVDCDSQSIQFADADDAY